From Thermoflavifilum aggregans, a single genomic window includes:
- a CDS encoding SPASM domain-containing protein, producing the protein MNRAEWQDALRFLKKGTPRRYLNAARVLGSYYLSKWTHRPIQWGFPIALSVEPTTACNLRCPECPSGLRAFTRATGKINPAFFRQIIDELHQDLWYLIFYFQGEPYLHPQLLDMVAYAHQKGIYTATSTNAHFLDTSHARQTVESGLDRLIISIDGTTQDVYQQYRRAGQLEKVLAGAREIVRWKRELHSPTPYVFFQFLVVKPNQHQIPEIKRLAKEIGVDGVRFKTAQIYDYQNGNPLIPDLDHYSRYKKMPDGSYRLKNKLSNHCWKLWHSPVITWDGWVVPCCFDKDASHKMGNLKEQSFRKIWHNEQYSHFRQQLLKGRRHIDICQNCSEGTRVWG; encoded by the coding sequence ATGAACCGGGCTGAATGGCAAGATGCGCTGCGTTTTTTAAAAAAGGGCACGCCCCGGCGATATCTAAACGCTGCCCGGGTTTTGGGTAGTTATTATCTAAGCAAATGGACGCATCGGCCCATCCAATGGGGCTTTCCCATTGCGCTATCCGTTGAACCCACAACAGCCTGCAACCTACGCTGCCCGGAATGCCCCAGCGGACTTCGGGCTTTTACCCGCGCAACAGGAAAAATCAACCCTGCTTTTTTCCGGCAGATCATCGATGAACTCCATCAGGACTTGTGGTATCTGATCTTTTATTTTCAGGGAGAGCCTTATCTGCATCCGCAACTGCTGGACATGGTTGCATATGCCCATCAGAAAGGCATTTACACAGCTACCTCCACCAATGCACATTTTCTGGACACATCCCATGCCCGGCAAACTGTGGAAAGCGGCCTGGATCGACTGATTATTTCCATTGACGGAACCACGCAGGATGTATATCAGCAATACCGCCGAGCAGGGCAGCTGGAAAAAGTGCTGGCCGGCGCCCGGGAAATCGTCAGATGGAAACGGGAACTTCATTCCCCTACCCCCTATGTATTTTTCCAGTTTCTGGTGGTAAAACCCAATCAGCATCAGATTCCGGAAATCAAGCGATTGGCAAAGGAAATCGGGGTGGATGGCGTACGATTCAAAACCGCTCAGATTTATGACTATCAAAACGGAAATCCACTGATACCCGATTTGGATCATTATTCCCGATACAAAAAAATGCCGGATGGCAGCTACCGGTTGAAAAACAAACTATCCAACCATTGCTGGAAACTCTGGCATTCACCCGTAATTACCTGGGATGGATGGGTAGTGCCCTGTTGTTTTGACAAAGATGCCAGCCATAAAATGGGCAACCTGAAAGAACAGTCTTTTCGTAAAATCTGGCATAACGAACAGTATTCTCATTTTCGGCAACAATTACTCAAAGGTCGCAGGCACATTGATATTTGCCAGAACTGCAGCGAGGGTACCCGTGTGTGGGGATAA
- a CDS encoding phage holin family protein has protein sequence MNENLFTVLEELRKLLLQYLQTRIALVRTRLLIRLVKAISLILGVLLAGFIVLLVVIFLGIALGYWLGAWMGSYALGFLAVAVLYILIFMLVYVFRRQIFLRPIANLVIHTFLDENDEH, from the coding sequence ATGAACGAGAATTTGTTTACAGTTTTGGAAGAATTACGCAAGCTATTATTGCAATATCTTCAGACGCGGATTGCCCTTGTGCGGACCCGGCTGTTGATACGACTGGTAAAAGCTATCAGCCTTATTCTAGGTGTGCTGCTTGCTGGCTTTATTGTGCTGTTGGTGGTGATTTTTTTGGGAATAGCCCTGGGATACTGGCTGGGAGCATGGATGGGCAGCTATGCATTGGGATTCCTGGCAGTAGCTGTGCTGTATATCCTGATTTTTATGCTGGTGTATGTATTCCGCCGGCAGATTTTTTTGCGTCCCATTGCCAACCTGGTGATCCATACTTTCCTGGATGAAAACGATGAACATTAA
- the nadD gene encoding nicotinate (nicotinamide) nucleotide adenylyltransferase produces MKIGLFFGSFNPIHHGHLIIASYLAYETDLDKVWLVVSPQNPFKPAGSLLNEYQRLHLAQLAVEGDPRLEASAVEFSLPKPSYTADTLAYLFEKYPHHQFALIMGSDSLQNFPRWKNAGWIQAHVGFYIYPRAGFPVKPDDLPPQGQIVQAPLLDISASLIRRRIREGKPIRYLVPDSVAREIENSHYYR; encoded by the coding sequence ATGAAAATCGGACTTTTCTTTGGCTCATTTAATCCCATCCACCACGGGCACCTGATCATCGCTAGCTATCTGGCTTATGAAACTGATCTGGATAAAGTCTGGCTGGTGGTGAGCCCGCAGAATCCGTTTAAACCTGCTGGTTCCCTGCTGAATGAATATCAGCGCCTGCATCTCGCACAGCTGGCTGTGGAGGGCGATCCCAGGTTGGAAGCCTCAGCCGTGGAATTTTCCCTGCCCAAACCATCCTATACAGCCGATACATTGGCTTATTTGTTTGAAAAATATCCCCACCATCAGTTTGCCTTAATTATGGGAAGCGACAGCCTGCAGAATTTTCCCAGATGGAAGAATGCAGGCTGGATTCAGGCACATGTGGGTTTTTACATCTATCCGCGTGCGGGTTTTCCGGTAAAACCAGACGATTTGCCTCCGCAAGGGCAAATCGTCCAGGCGCCTTTGCTGGATATTTCAGCTTCCCTGATTCGGAGACGCATCCGGGAAGGTAAGCCCATTCGTTATCTGGTACCGGATTCCGTAGCCCGGGAAATTGAAAACAGCCATTATTACAGATGA
- a CDS encoding mannose-1-phosphate guanylyltransferase produces the protein MNKHAYVIIMAGGIGSRFWPVSRADKPKQFLDILNTGKTLIQHTYDRFLRFMRPENIQVITHHQYVPLVREQLPDLPEENILAEPSRKNTAPCIAYASFRIYKQDPHANLLFAPADHLILEETSFTKTCLEAFQFVNGRDALLTFGIKPTRPDTGYGYIQYEPQKSIDHIFKVKTFTEKPDLELAKTFLKSGDFLWNAGIFAWDVRKILEAFQRLQPEMYELFSAASEAMLTPEEPEVMEMTYAQCTNISIDYAIMEKAENVYVIPSDFGWSDLGTWNSAYENMPRDYLENAVAARDVLIVDATRCMVHSSSERLLVLQGLDDFIVVDTPDVLLICKKNREQEIKEYVAEVKRNIGEKYL, from the coding sequence ATGAATAAACATGCTTATGTAATCATTATGGCTGGCGGCATCGGAAGCCGGTTCTGGCCGGTAAGCCGGGCCGATAAGCCCAAGCAGTTTCTCGACATTCTGAACACAGGAAAAACTTTGATTCAGCATACCTACGACCGGTTTCTCCGCTTCATGCGACCGGAAAATATTCAGGTCATTACCCATCATCAGTATGTTCCGCTTGTCAGAGAGCAATTACCTGATTTGCCTGAAGAAAATATTTTGGCCGAACCCTCGCGCAAAAACACGGCGCCTTGCATTGCCTATGCTTCATTTCGGATTTACAAACAGGATCCACATGCCAATCTGCTTTTTGCACCAGCCGATCATCTGATTCTGGAAGAAACTAGTTTCACCAAAACCTGCCTGGAAGCCTTTCAGTTTGTGAATGGCCGCGATGCCCTGCTTACATTTGGCATCAAGCCTACCCGGCCCGATACCGGCTACGGGTATATTCAATATGAACCCCAGAAAAGCATCGACCATATTTTTAAAGTCAAAACTTTCACCGAAAAGCCCGATCTCGAACTGGCAAAGACATTTCTGAAAAGCGGCGATTTCCTCTGGAATGCCGGCATATTTGCCTGGGATGTGCGGAAAATCTTAGAAGCCTTTCAGCGGCTGCAGCCGGAGATGTATGAGCTTTTTTCAGCGGCTTCCGAAGCGATGCTCACGCCCGAGGAACCGGAAGTAATGGAGATGACCTATGCACAATGCACCAATATTTCCATTGATTATGCCATCATGGAAAAAGCGGAAAACGTGTATGTCATCCCTTCTGATTTCGGATGGAGTGATCTGGGCACCTGGAATTCGGCTTATGAAAACATGCCCCGCGACTATCTGGAAAATGCCGTGGCTGCCCGGGATGTGCTGATTGTAGATGCTACCCGTTGCATGGTGCACAGCAGTAGCGAGCGATTGCTGGTACTACAAGGACTGGATGATTTTATTGTGGTGGACACTCCCGATGTGCTGCTGATCTGCAAAAAAAACCGAGAACAAGAAATCAAGGAATATGTAGCCGAGGTGAAACGGAATATCGGAGAAAAATACCTGTAA
- a CDS encoding KpsF/GutQ family sugar-phosphate isomerase has product MAHPSRHTDLPALTDEEILDIARNTLAKEAEALQQMITYLDDGFIQSVRLIASCSGKVVITGIGKSAIIAQKIVATFNSTGTPAIFMHAADAIHGDLGMIQPEDVVIMLSKSGESPEIKVLLPLIKNFHTPVIAIVGNMQSSLARQADFVLNTTVSQEACPNNLAPTSSTTAQLAMGDALATALIRLKGFSAEDFAKFHPGGTLGKKLYLRVRDLSVHNAKPCVSPDSSIREVILEMTGGRLGITAVVHQDQLVGVITDGDLRRMMEKYEQFQQLRARDVMTIHPKTIHRDALAVEALQLMRQHNITQVVVLDSNGHYDGIIHLHDLIREGLI; this is encoded by the coding sequence ATGGCCCACCCCTCCCGGCATACGGATTTGCCTGCGTTGACAGATGAAGAAATTCTGGATATTGCCCGGAACACGCTTGCCAAAGAAGCGGAGGCCCTGCAGCAAATGATCACCTATCTGGATGATGGATTCATTCAATCCGTCCGCCTTATTGCTTCTTGCTCCGGTAAGGTAGTGATTACCGGTATTGGTAAAAGCGCCATCATTGCCCAGAAAATCGTGGCAACCTTCAATTCTACGGGTACTCCGGCCATATTCATGCATGCAGCCGATGCTATTCATGGTGATCTTGGCATGATTCAGCCGGAAGATGTGGTTATCATGCTTTCCAAAAGCGGAGAATCGCCGGAAATAAAGGTGCTTTTGCCGCTGATTAAAAACTTTCATACGCCGGTCATTGCGATTGTGGGCAATATGCAATCTTCTTTGGCCCGGCAGGCCGATTTTGTACTCAACACCACTGTAAGCCAGGAAGCTTGCCCCAACAACCTGGCACCCACCTCCAGCACCACAGCGCAGCTGGCCATGGGCGATGCTCTGGCCACGGCTTTGATTCGCCTCAAGGGTTTTAGTGCGGAAGATTTTGCTAAATTTCATCCAGGAGGCACCCTGGGGAAAAAATTGTATTTGCGAGTCAGGGATCTTTCGGTGCACAATGCCAAACCCTGCGTCAGTCCAGATAGTTCCATCCGGGAAGTCATTCTGGAGATGACAGGCGGCAGGCTGGGCATTACTGCTGTGGTGCATCAGGATCAGCTGGTTGGTGTAATTACCGACGGGGATTTAAGACGCATGATGGAAAAATATGAACAGTTTCAGCAACTCAGGGCCCGCGATGTGATGACCATTCATCCGAAAACCATCCACCGGGATGCACTTGCCGTGGAAGCCCTGCAGCTGATGCGTCAGCATAATATTACCCAGGTGGTGGTGCTGGACTCCAACGGTCATTACGACGGAATCATTCATTTGCATGACCTGATCCGGGAAGGACTGATATAA
- a CDS encoding S41 family peptidase: protein MSLRHLIRRTKKVRISNWLPVFACSLLLLGTAVWQTGCRKHQDAQPATDTSQQNSGSSVLAPRDEDSLKYYIHRLMLVTITEGADTVTKIPQYLWYKAVPTNIDPFSASYPKAEDLLNYIISFPQNPSDRYSFLDRTGQISSQIQNGQSGLGFSPGTPLSSGTTNGDMGFEVAPAQANNQIYWFVLYVYKNSSAGQQGVQRGWQLTAVNGATNFSTATLSDALYNSNSAQFTFKKPDGTSTTLTITATNYTLTPVLFDTVFYFGSKPVGYFVFNQFINVYDANGNPTETKNELDQIFTKFKSAGVKDVIVDERYNTGGSVTTVAYLDSLLAPASAAGQLMYSYVYNDRITAYLDQLSGFPQKVYFGNSTGGLQLDHVFFITSRNTVSASELTFNNLKPYMSVLTVGDTTYGKPVGFFQWSISDYDSLGRIQHLADLYDVNFQTLNASGQGSYFEGIPPNSLQPDYINLNWGDLRDANLQAIQNYILSGSFRQSASLFRSATASALYPRVSLFGTGMQLPSESYRFKGMVLFQSGRNSWRVK, encoded by the coding sequence ATGTCCCTCCGTCATTTGATCCGAAGAACAAAAAAGGTACGGATAAGCAATTGGTTGCCAGTTTTTGCCTGTAGCTTGTTGCTGCTAGGTACCGCTGTATGGCAAACTGGTTGTCGCAAACACCAAGACGCGCAGCCAGCCACAGATACATCTCAGCAAAACTCCGGATCATCTGTTCTTGCACCCCGTGATGAAGATTCCCTGAAATATTATATCCACCGACTCATGCTGGTTACCATTACCGAAGGAGCGGATACAGTAACCAAAATCCCGCAATACCTCTGGTACAAAGCAGTTCCTACAAATATTGATCCTTTTAGTGCGTCATATCCTAAAGCAGAAGACTTGCTGAACTACATCATCAGCTTTCCCCAGAATCCATCAGATCGTTACAGTTTTCTGGATCGGACTGGACAGATTTCCAGCCAGATTCAAAACGGACAGAGCGGACTTGGGTTTTCGCCGGGAACACCGCTTTCATCGGGAACTACCAACGGGGATATGGGTTTTGAAGTGGCCCCTGCCCAGGCCAATAATCAGATTTACTGGTTTGTGCTGTATGTGTATAAAAATTCTTCTGCTGGCCAGCAGGGCGTGCAGCGTGGCTGGCAGCTGACAGCCGTGAATGGTGCTACCAACTTCAGTACCGCAACTCTTTCCGATGCACTCTACAACAGCAATTCGGCCCAGTTTACCTTTAAAAAACCAGATGGTACCAGCACCACCCTCACCATCACAGCTACCAATTATACCCTGACACCGGTGCTTTTTGATACGGTATTTTATTTCGGAAGCAAGCCCGTGGGTTATTTTGTGTTCAATCAATTCATTAATGTGTATGATGCCAATGGCAATCCCACAGAAACCAAAAATGAACTGGATCAGATCTTTACCAAATTCAAATCTGCCGGCGTGAAAGACGTGATTGTGGATGAACGTTACAATACCGGCGGATCAGTAACCACGGTAGCTTATCTGGACAGCCTGCTGGCCCCGGCCAGTGCAGCCGGTCAGCTCATGTACAGCTATGTGTATAACGACCGGATTACAGCCTATCTGGATCAGCTGAGCGGATTTCCGCAGAAAGTATATTTCGGAAATAGCACCGGCGGACTTCAGCTGGATCATGTGTTTTTCATCACCAGCCGCAACACCGTTTCTGCCAGCGAATTAACCTTTAACAACCTGAAGCCGTATATGTCCGTACTCACGGTGGGCGATACCACCTACGGAAAACCGGTAGGCTTTTTCCAATGGTCCATCAGCGATTATGATTCCCTGGGCCGAATTCAGCATCTGGCTGATTTGTATGACGTAAACTTCCAGACCCTGAATGCCAGCGGGCAGGGCAGCTATTTTGAAGGTATTCCTCCCAATAGTTTGCAACCCGATTATATTAACCTCAACTGGGGCGATTTGCGAGATGCCAATTTGCAGGCTATACAGAATTATATTCTTTCCGGAAGCTTTCGCCAGTCGGCATCCTTGTTCCGATCAGCAACCGCATCTGCATTATATCCCCGGGTTTCTCTCTTTGGGACAGGCATGCAGCTTCCATCCGAGTCGTACCGTTTTAAGGGAATGGTATTGTTTCAATCGGGTCGGAACAGCTGGCGGGTGAAATAA
- a CDS encoding S41 family peptidase, with the protein MKKSFFFRNALCYVILGFVLAAGAGCKKNHNNNPSSGSNNISEEDSLKYYIYHYMLVAFDDQAMAYYHDSLPLYLWYRQVPTSTINPFDDVKYPKAEDLLNTIISYPINPQTGGKIDRYSFLDRQGAVSGLIQGGVTGDMGFQPAYAYDNNNQLHLVVLYVYKNSSAGQQGVQRGWEITAINGNTNISDNNLVINALYNSPSAQFTFKKPDGSSVTLTIQSTQYQVNPVLFDTVYTLSNGKKVGYFVFNQFVSIYDSNNQPTETKNELDAVFKMFADSGVTTVIMDERYNGGGAVQTAEYIDNKLAPAAANGKAMYSYVYNDRLTAHATDLQLPITINYQNTGSFNLEHVFFIVSHNTVSASELTINNLKPYMDVQLVGDTTYGKPVGFFGWPIQYDSAGQQIHAADLYSVNFQTKNAAGYGDYFTGMVPNKLEYDYIGYNWGDPNDPNLQDVFNYLTTGSYRTTSTARLASQAQQYRVIQGSLPLKRFEGMVDYRAAGLFKPYLR; encoded by the coding sequence ATGAAAAAATCATTTTTTTTCCGAAATGCGCTATGCTACGTGATATTAGGATTTGTACTGGCTGCTGGTGCGGGTTGCAAAAAAAATCATAACAACAATCCTTCCTCCGGATCCAACAATATCTCTGAAGAAGATTCGCTGAAATATTACATCTACCACTATATGTTGGTTGCATTTGATGATCAGGCTATGGCCTATTATCACGATTCATTGCCTTTGTATTTATGGTATCGCCAGGTGCCTACCAGCACCATCAATCCATTTGACGATGTTAAATATCCCAAAGCAGAAGATTTATTGAACACCATCATCAGTTATCCTATTAATCCGCAAACAGGAGGAAAGATTGATCGCTATAGTTTTCTGGATAGGCAGGGTGCGGTTTCCGGATTGATTCAGGGCGGAGTAACCGGCGATATGGGTTTTCAGCCGGCTTATGCCTACGATAATAATAATCAACTTCATCTCGTGGTGTTGTACGTCTATAAGAATTCTTCCGCTGGGCAGCAGGGCGTACAACGGGGATGGGAGATTACGGCCATCAACGGAAATACCAATATTTCAGATAATAACTTGGTGATAAATGCACTCTACAATTCACCAAGTGCACAATTTACTTTCAAAAAACCGGATGGCTCTTCTGTTACCCTCACCATCCAGTCCACACAGTATCAGGTAAATCCGGTGTTATTTGATACGGTGTATACTTTATCCAACGGTAAAAAGGTGGGTTATTTCGTATTCAATCAGTTTGTTAGTATCTATGATTCGAACAACCAACCCACGGAAACCAAAAATGAACTGGATGCTGTGTTTAAAATGTTTGCCGACTCTGGTGTAACTACTGTCATCATGGATGAACGATACAATGGAGGCGGGGCTGTGCAAACAGCAGAATATATTGACAATAAATTGGCTCCTGCTGCTGCAAATGGCAAGGCCATGTATTCATATGTCTACAATGATCGGCTCACGGCACACGCTACCGATCTGCAATTGCCTATTACCATCAATTATCAGAATACAGGTAGCTTCAATCTGGAACACGTGTTTTTCATTGTATCCCACAACACTGTTTCTGCCAGCGAGCTGACAATTAACAACCTGAAGCCTTACATGGATGTGCAGCTGGTAGGTGATACTACTTATGGCAAACCGGTTGGATTTTTTGGTTGGCCTATTCAGTATGACTCAGCCGGACAACAAATCCATGCGGCCGACCTGTATTCTGTGAATTTTCAAACCAAAAATGCTGCAGGATATGGGGATTATTTTACAGGAATGGTTCCCAACAAACTGGAATATGACTATATAGGCTATAACTGGGGAGATCCCAATGATCCCAATCTGCAAGATGTGTTCAATTATCTGACCACCGGCAGTTACCGAACCACATCCACTGCCCGGTTGGCAAGTCAGGCACAACAATACCGCGTAATTCAGGGAAGTCTGCCCCTGAAGCGTTTTGAAGGGATGGTTGATTACCGGGCTGCTGGTTTGTTTAAACCTTATCTCAGGTAG
- the nadA gene encoding quinolinate synthase NadA, protein MITDVENELATYGYLQRPIDPYLNLVEEIQILKREKNAVMLAHYYQESEIQDLADYIGDSLGLSQEAARTDARMIVFAGVHFMAEVAKIICPDKKVVLPDLKAGCSLADSAPAEAFRKFKEQHPDHVVISYINCSAEVKALSDIICTSSNAEKIIRSVPPEKPIIFAPDKNLGKYLIKKTGRDMLLWNGSCIVHEIFSVEKITRLKMRYPDAKLIAHPECEEAVLNMADYIGSTTGLLNFVGKDTTNTYIVATEAGILHQMEKHYPDKTFIPAPPDNQCACNNCPHMKLNTLEKLYLCLKYEQPEIVLDEDLRQRAYRPLARMLEISAG, encoded by the coding sequence ATGATTACAGATGTGGAAAATGAGCTAGCTACCTACGGATATCTGCAACGACCTATTGATCCGTACCTGAATCTGGTTGAGGAAATCCAGATATTGAAGCGGGAAAAAAATGCCGTTATGCTGGCTCATTATTATCAGGAATCTGAAATTCAGGATCTGGCCGATTATATTGGTGATAGTCTGGGATTGTCGCAGGAAGCAGCGCGTACGGATGCGCGGATGATTGTGTTTGCCGGGGTTCATTTTATGGCAGAAGTGGCTAAAATCATTTGTCCGGATAAAAAGGTGGTTTTGCCTGATCTGAAAGCTGGATGTTCATTGGCTGATAGTGCACCTGCTGAAGCTTTCCGGAAGTTTAAGGAGCAACATCCCGATCATGTGGTGATTTCCTATATCAACTGTTCGGCTGAAGTAAAGGCTCTGAGCGATATCATCTGCACATCATCCAATGCCGAAAAAATCATCCGCAGTGTGCCGCCGGAAAAGCCTATCATCTTTGCACCAGATAAAAATCTCGGAAAATACCTGATCAAAAAAACCGGCCGGGATATGCTTCTGTGGAATGGTTCCTGTATTGTGCATGAAATATTTTCCGTTGAAAAAATCACCCGACTCAAAATGCGCTATCCGGATGCCAAACTGATTGCCCACCCTGAATGTGAAGAAGCTGTGCTGAATATGGCTGATTACATCGGGAGCACCACAGGGTTGCTGAATTTTGTAGGAAAGGATACAACCAACACATATATTGTAGCTACAGAAGCCGGTATTTTGCATCAGATGGAAAAGCATTATCCGGATAAAACCTTCATTCCAGCGCCTCCGGACAACCAGTGTGCCTGCAATAACTGTCCGCACATGAAATTGAATACTCTCGAAAAACTGTATCTCTGCCTGAAGTATGAGCAACCAGAGATTGTGCTGGATGAAGATTTGCGTCAAAGAGCCTACCGCCCGCTGGCACGGATGCTGGAAATTTCTGCAGGGTAA